DNA sequence from the Trifolium pratense cultivar HEN17-A07 unplaced genomic scaffold, ARS_RC_1.1 scaffold_71, whole genome shotgun sequence genome:
CATAGTGGTCACCATTTGGTATAAGATCAGAAAGCTACTGTAAGTGCAGTAGTTTCTACTCTTATCTACATTCTCTTTCTATAGCATATATCTAAAATGAGTTGTCTTTGCAGGAAACACAGATTGACACACCTTTGAAAAAGTTCGGTACAGAGTCTGATAGCAAATTAAGGAGATCATACATTGAATGTCAACATGTGTGTGCTTAAAATTTTATATCTAATATTCCTGTTCTTTATGCTACTATGTTCAAATTTCTTTTACAATTGTCAATTAGGACCGTTAATTCTCTTTGTATGAATCCCCTTTAATTCTCTTTTTGACAGAATATGATTTGGTTTTCATCCTCCTTATGCACTTTTGATATCCTTGTTCGTTTGTCATGCAGCAACAATTACAAGCACTACTTGAAATTCTTAGTTCCACTGAGCCACACTACATTCGTTGTGTCAAACCCGATAATCTTCTCAAGCCAGCAATCTTTGAGCACAAAAATGTTTTGCAGCAACTGCGCTGTGGAGTAAGTCTGCTTGCACTTTTGTCCTGATCTGGATCATATAGTTAAAGTGATAATTGAAGGTTAAATTGTAGCTTGTGAGTTTGTGCTTATTACATAGTATGCCTGCTTGTAGGGGGTGTCATGGAGGCAATTAGGATAAGCTGTGCTGGCTATCCCACCAGAAAAACGTTTGATGAATTCGTGGATCAATTCGGGCTTCTTGCACCTGAAGCTTTGGATCGTTGGTATATAAGTTGTTAATCTTCCTTCCttattagatttttaatatgttaGTTCTGATGAAGTCACTGCTTGCAAGAGGATTTTGGAGAAGGTTGGGCTTAAAGGATATCAGGTAACAATTACCATGTGGTCCACTGACTTTATTCTATAGAGATTTATTATTGTGTTTGACTTTTATCAGTGGAGTTTGGGATATGTTTGTTTCTGAAATGGGTGGAACACTTTTCTATCAATTCATTGAGGATTACTTTGATTGGAACATTGCTATGTTTTATTCAGAAATCTTCATTGACTTGAGTATTGACAAAAACTCTCCAAACTTTATTCTTTTAAGTTCTAataatgttttactttttgggAACTAATATCATAAAACTCATTTTATCTGGTTGCTGTTTGAGTTTCTGCTGGGACTATAGctatatttttcctttctttgtTCTTCCATGTTTCATGACCATTCCTAGGGCTGCAAATCTTGACAGTATATTTTAGGTTTAGGAACGAGAACTCTTTTGTGCCTGTCTGTTTGCTAAGTGTGCTAATGAACTCTAAATGACCACGAGGTaactgtatatatatatacatatcaAAGTGTGAATTATTTTAATGGTTCTCTTTATTGCTGCAGATTGGTAAGACCAGTGTTTCTTAGAGCTGGTCAAATGGCAGAACTAGATACTTATAGAAGCGAGATCTTAGGAAAGTCGGTAACCATTATTCAAAGGAAAATTCGTTCCTATTTGTCCCGCCGAAGTTTTGTCTCGATTCGCTTGTCTGCTATACAGATACAAGCTGCAAGCAGAGGTATCTGCCAAGTTTCTCAAAATATTATCCTACTAGTTCTATTGCAGACTCATGAGTTCTTTTATATGCTATCACACGACAACTTGCTCGGAAAGTATACGAGGGATTGTGGCAAGAGGCTTTCTAGTCTGATCATTCAATGGATTTGGCAAGTTTACGCATGCATATTGCTAGGAAGGCATACAATGGATTGTACAGCTCAACTATTTCTATCCAAACTGGTATGCGAGGAATGGCTGCTCGCTGCTCGCTGCGCTTTAGGAAGCAGACCAGTGCAGCCATAAGTGTATTTTTGTACTCTATTTTGATTATCCGGTTTATTGATTGTTTcctatttgtttattatttgtgGTCTCTTTACCAATTCATATACTATTAGCTTATGCTTATGgctgttttattgttattgttataaaGTAGTATTGGGTTTATGTTGGtcaaattagggtttaaggGTGGTCTTGGTCAAATCATCATGCCTAGTGGATCTAGCTGGCTATAATTACATAAATCTATATATTTCCATTCTTACTGTTCTTATTTATAGATACCTTAGTTACTATAACAGGATCATTAATGTCGGGAGTTAATTGTTGGGAAACCCTCATGTAAAATTCACAATTAAGTACTGTACATTGCCTTAGAAAGAGATtgcaaaacaaattgaaaatacTGACACTATATATATTAACATTCATTTTCTGATATACCAAATAAGAATAGTAATACAGTGTGATGATTTTTTATAGGAAAGGGACAAGAGCAAAGCATTTCAGGAGGTTTGCGAGAAATTCAGGTTTATTTCGTGTGAAGAGTTATTATAATTAATCGTTAGGATTTTGTATGGGGTATATGGGCTTGGCCAACATGTCATGcatttctttttcttggagAGGTTTTTACACCCAGCTGAGTGGTTTGAAAAGAGACCTGCATATACCCGAAGTGTTGCTGCTAGTTCTATGGTAAGTGCCTTATAATTTTCTATGCATGGTTATTTTTTCGGTAATGGGATCCACCTAGTATCAAAGTGAAGTGGAAATGGTGATTGATCTATATTttgtcattatttttcttttcaggacAAATTATCTACCTTAAATTTGAAGATCGAAGCCCTGATATTTAGAAGATTGGTATTATCTTCGCATTCTCCTGATGTATTCCACCCTTATATCAAGGTAACAGTATGAGAATTTGTTTGATCTGAATTTGTTATCAATGCTTGATATTTTTACTTCCGtagattaattttatttttaccatcAATGCACTTATTGTTCTTCATGCGCTCCTTCTCAGACCCTTTCAGGTAttcgaaattcactgttggcgGTCTTGataatttgtaaatttttgttatttaatgCAAAATGTCAGCTATTGTAAccttttatttctcttttggtATTTGGTTCAAGAATGTATGTGAATTTTTTCTCCTCCCTCTGAAGTTATGGTCTTTatatggtaatttttttttattttgttgctaattaatttgaaatttttaattcatttttaatccgacattcctacttttttttttttgaaggagacTTTCCTACTGATAGGTAAAGTCCTACATGCTCATCTACTCTTTTCTTAATATTTGATTAGTAGTTGGCTTGATTAATGGTTATGCTTGCTATATTCATTTTCCACACGACTTCCAAATCTTCTGTTATCTATAACTTGATTCTAGACTTGTGTAaccttaattttataattatattatttattttttgtcat
Encoded proteins:
- the LOC123901644 gene encoding uncharacterized protein LOC123901644 isoform X2, whose product is MNSWINSGFLHLKLWIVGFWRRLGLKDIRLVRPVFLRAGQMAELDTYRSEILGKSVTIIQRKIRSYLSRRSFVSIIQWIWQVYACILLGRHTMDCTAQLFLSKLERDKSKAFQEVCEKFRFLHPAEWFEKRPAYTRSVAASSMDKLSTLNLKIEALIFRRLVLSSHSPDVFHPYIKTSFPFREILSLGYEVISNVLETGPGWRLVSPHFTTLLESAIFPAFVMNVKMVVILKNEEVNIWGSSITV
- the LOC123901644 gene encoding uncharacterized protein LOC123901644 isoform X1, which gives rise to MNSWINSGFLHLKLWIVGFWRRLGLKDIRLVRPVFLRAGQMAELDTYRSEILGKSVTIIQRKIRSYLSRRSFVSIIQWIWQVYACILLGRHTMDCTAQLFLSKLERDKSKAFQEVCEKFRFLHPAEWFEKRPAYTRSVAASSMDKLSTLNLKIEALIFRRLVLSSHSPDVFHPYIKTSFPFREILSLGYEVISNVLETGPGWRLVSPHFTTLLESAIFPAFVMNVKVRIYFKKVTGMDFFLKRLISKFIYFVL
- the LOC123901644 gene encoding uncharacterized protein LOC123901644 isoform X3, producing MNSWINSGFLHLKLWIVGFWRRLGLKDIRLVRPVFLRAGQMAELDTYRSEILGKSVTIIQRKIRSYLSRRSFVSIIQWIWQVYACILLGRHTMDCTAQLFLSKLERDKSKAFQEVCEKFRFLHPAEWFEKRPAYTRSVAASSMDKLSTLNLKIEALIFRRLVLSSHSPDVFHPYIKTLSGIRNSLLAVLIICKFLLFNAKCQLL